One genomic segment of Tiliqua scincoides isolate rTilSci1 chromosome 6, rTilSci1.hap2, whole genome shotgun sequence includes these proteins:
- the LOC136655497 gene encoding uncharacterized protein, translating into MATGTRKPSSSAGLRRKSSALKHELTEQQKQEVREAFDLFDTDGSGNIDIKELKVAMRALGFEPKKEEIRKMIADVGKEGSSLIDFEDFLTMMTQKMSEKDSKEEILKAFRLFDDDGTGKISFKNLKRVCKELGENLTDEELQEMIDEADRDGDGEINEQEFLRIMKKTSLY; encoded by the exons ATG GCAACAGGTACAAGAAAACCTTCCTCAAGTGCTGGCCTGCGTAGGAAAAGCAGTGCTTTGAAACATGAATTGACAGAACAACAGAAGCAGGAAGTCAGAGAAGCATTTGATCTGTTTGATACAGATGGATCTGGAAACATTGATATCAAAGAACTGAAG GTTGCAATGCGTGCTCTTGGATTCGAACCAAAGAAAGAAGAAATTAGAAAGATGATAGCAGATGTTGGCAAAGAGGGAAGTAGCCTCATAGACTTTGAAGATTTTTTGACTATGATGACTCAAAAAATG AGTGAAAAAGATAGCAAAGAAGAAATCCTGAAAGCGTTCCGATTATTTGATGATGATGGGACAGGCAAGATTTCCTTTAAAAATCTAAAGAGAGTTTGCAAGGAACTTGGAGAAAATCTAACAGATGAAGAACTGCAG gaaatGATAGATGAAGCTGATCGTGATGGAGATGGAGAAATAAATGAGCAAGAATTTTTGAGAATCATGAAAAAGACCAGTCTATATTAA